From Harpia harpyja isolate bHarHar1 chromosome 19, bHarHar1 primary haplotype, whole genome shotgun sequence, one genomic window encodes:
- the RALGDS gene encoding ral guanine nucleotide dissociation stimulator isoform X4: MVSRRRVPPHHAAAAPPSSSSSSSSSSERMFEGCRRARSLWGGVRLEVAGENSPVVLHSFTQLDPDLPPLESSTQEIGEELEDGVIYSISLRKVQLHHTANKGQRWLGFENESALNLYETCKVRTIKAGTLEKLVEYLVSAFKGNDSTYVTIFLCTYRAFATTKQVLDLLLNRYGKLHVQANGDHARHAVDERMELKNTISSILGAWLDQYSEDFRKPPDFTCLKQLISYVHHNIPGSDLERRARILLAQFQQQEQSESKAEAVDHGSCTFQLVEENGVGDGKPDFLSFSPEMVAEQFTLMDAELFKKVVPYHCLGCIWSQRDKKGKEHLAPTIRATVLQFNSVANCVIATCLGDRSLKPQQRAKVVERWIEVARECRILKNFSSLRAILSALQCNAVHRLKKTWDEVLRESFRTFHELSEIFSDENNHSLSRELLIKEGTSKFATLEINPKRAQKRQQQQREMGVMQGTIPYLGTFLTDLVMLDTAMKDFLDGGLINFEKRRKEFEVIAQIKLLQSACNNYSFTQEDQFVDWFHSLERLSEAESYGLSCEIEPLSESASNTLKAKKNTGIIKRWSDRQPPSTEPCASGSSHSKSFDQLKCGQYLCSGDATDSVSVTSAGSSSSDVEEINISFIPESPDCQEKKFWESTSLSSLDTSGIGSGSSSASSSSVSSTPVTASRTHKRSVSGISSYSSLSLPLYNQQVDDCCIIRVSLAVDNGNMYKSILVTSQDKTPVVIRKAMAKHNLDGDRPEDYELIQIISEERELKIPDNANVFYAMNSAANYDFVLKKRGFSKGVKIKHGSSSTLPRMKQKGLKIAKGIF, translated from the exons AGCTCCACACAGGAGATTGGAGAAGAGCTGGAGGATGGTGTGATCTACAGCATATCGCTCCGCAAAGTGCAGCTCCATCACACGGCCAACAAAGGGCAGCGATGGCTGGGG TTTGAGAATGAGTCGGCCTTAAACCTCTACGAGACGTGTAAGGTGCGGACGATAAAAGCTGGGACCTTGGAGAAGCTGGTGGAATACCTGGTCTCAGCCTTTAAGGGCAATGACTCCACCTACGTCACCATCTTCCTGTGCACTTACCGGGCCTTCGCCACCACCAAGCAAGTGCTGGACCTGCTGCTTAACAG GTACGGCAAACTCCACGTGCAGGCGAATGGGGACCACGCCAGGCACGCTGTGGACGAGAGGATGGAGCTGAAGAA caccaTCTCCTCCATCCTGGGTGCCTGGCTGGACCAGTACTCAGAGGATTTCCGCAAGCCCCCAGACTTCACCTGCCTCAAGCAGCTCATCTCCTACGTGCACCACAACATCCCTGGCTCAGACCTGGAGCGCCGAGCCCGCATCCTGCTGGCCCAGTtccagcagcaagagcagagcgAGTCCAAAGCGGAAG CTGTGGACCATGGCAGCTGCACCTTCCAGCTGGTGGAGGAGAACGGGGTCGGGGACGGGAAGCCAgatttcctctccttctcccccgAGATGGTGGCAGAACAGTTCACGCTGATGGATGCT GAGCTCTTTAAGAAAGTGGTGCCTTACCACTGCCTGGGCTGCATCTGGTCCCAGCGAGACAAGAAGGGCAAAGAGCACCTGGCGCCCACCATCCGTGCCACGGTCTTGCAGTTCAATAGCGTGGCCAACTGTGTCATCGCCACGTGTCTCGGAGACCGGTCCCTGAAGCCGCAGCAGAGGGCTAAAGTGGTGGAGCGGTGGATCGAAGTGGCTCGG GAGTGCCGCATCCTGAAGAACTTCTCCTCCCTCCGAGCCATCCTCTCGGCTCTGCAGTGCAATGCTGTTCACCGGCTGAAAAAGACCTGGGATGAGGTTCTACG GGAGAGCTTCCGCACTTTCCACGAGCTCTCAGAGATCTTCTCCGATGAGAACAACCACTCGCTGAGCCGGGAACTTCTCATTAAG GAGGGCACGTCCAAATTTGCCACCTTGGAGATCAACCCAAAGAGGGCTCAgaagcggcagcagcagcagcgagagatG GGTGTGATGCAGGGCACCATTCCCTACCTTGGCACCTTCCTCACGGACCTGGTGATGCTCGACACCGCCATGAAGGATTTCCTGGAC GGCGGGCTGATCAActttgagaagagaaggaag GAGTTTGAAGTCATCGCCCAGATCAAGCTGCTTCAGTCAGCCTGCAACAACTACAGCTTCACGCAGGAGGACCAGTTCGTGGACTGGTTCCACAGCCTGGAGCGGCTCAGCGAGGCCGAGAG CTACGGGCTGTCGTGCGAGATTGAGCCGCTGTCGGAGTCGGCCAGCAACACGTTGAAGGCGAAGAAAAACACGGGCATCATCAAGCGATGGAGCGA CCGGCAGCCACCGAGCACCGAGCCCTGCGCCAGCGGCAGCTCCCACTCGAAATCCTTCGACCAGCTCAAGTGCGGGCAGTACCTGTGCAGCGGGGACGCCACCGACTCGGTGAGCGTCACCTCCgctggctccagcagctccgacGTGGAGGAGATTAACATCAGCTTCATCCCCGAGTCCCCCGACTGCCAGGAGAAGAAG tTCTGGGAATccacctccctctcctccctggaCACGTCGGGCATCGGCTCAGGCTCCAGCAGTGCCTCGTCCTCTTCCGTCTCCTCCACGCCGGTGACGGCCTCCCGCACCCACAAGCGCTCGGTCTCCGGCATCTCCAGCTACTCTTCCCTCTCGTTGCCCCTCTACAACCAGCAGGTCGACGACTGCTGCATCATCCGCGTCAGCCTGGCTGTGGACAATGGCAACATGTACAAGAGCATCCTG GTGACGAGCCAGGATAAGACCCCAGTCGTTATTCGCAAAGCCATGGCCAAACACAACTTGGATGGGGACCGGCCTGAAGACTATGAGCTCATTCAGATCATCTCGGAGGAGAGAG AGCTGAAGATCCCCGACAACGCCAACGTCTTCTATGCCATGAACTCCGCCGCCAACTATGACTTTGTGCTCAAGAAACGAGGCTTCTCCAAGGGGGTGAAGATCAAGCATGGCTCCAGCTCCACCCTGCCCAGGATGAAGCAGAAAGGCCTGAAGATTGCCAAAGGCATCTTCTAG